The nucleotide sequence CGGCCATATCTAGTCATGTGTTGCCGGCTTTGGCGAACGACTTGGGTTTGCTGGCAGTTGATGTTGCGCAAACCTTGGCCAGATGACGGGCAACAGCCCTGATGGCTGCAAAGGTCTTTGCGCTTATAATTAATGCAAACTATTCGCGTTATGGGGATGCAAGATGTTGTCACTCGACCAGTTTCCTCTGGGCTGCAAAGGGGTGGTGGACAGCCTGGATTTGTCTGATGAGGCTTTTCGTCGTGTTGCGGCTTTTGGGCTGATTCCCGGCAGCCACTTCAGCCTGACGCGCAGTGCGCCCTTTGGTGGCCCGCTGGTGCTGGAAGTGGGGAGTACCCGCTTTTTGCTGCGTCGCAGCCTGGCCAGTTTGATTCAGGTACGGGTGGCTGAATGAAGCGTTTTGCTCTGCTCGGTCTGCCCAATACAGGTAAGTCCACGGTATTCAACCGCCTGACCGGCATGTCGCAGCGCGTTGGCAACTGGCCCGGACTGACGGTCGAACTGACCAGCGCACGTCTGCTGCTGGGCGGCAAGATGGTGGAATTGGTCGACTTGCCGGGCGTGAATGATCTGACCGGCTATAGCGACGACGAGGCCGTCGTACGTGATGTGTTGATGAGCAGCGCATTTGATGCGGCCATCCTGGTGCTCAATGCCGCCCAGCTGGACCGCCAGCTGCCACTGGCGCTGCAGGTTCTGGCCAGCGGCCTGCCTGCCGTCGTGATGCTGAACATGGCCGATGAAGCCAGGATGCTGGGGATTACGCTTGATCTGGAGCGATTGCGCCAGCGTCTTGGCGTGCCGGTGGTGCTGGTGTCGGCCAAGCGCATGGAGGGCTGGCCCGTGCTGATGGAGGCATTGCATCGTCAGGCGGCCAGTGACGCAGCCGCCAGCCATGCCCAGCTTGACCGCGTACCGGAGACGGAGGATGCCATCATGCAGGCGCGGGCGCTGCTGGATGGTTGCTGGAACTTGCCAGCGGTATTGCCTGAGGGCATGACGGAAAAAGTCGATGGCTGGCTGATGCATTCCTGGCTGGGCTTGCCGCTATTCTTCGCCTGCATGGCCTTGTTGTTCAATCTGACGTATCAGATTGGCACGCCACTGCAAGGGCTGGTTGGCGACGGGCTGGACTGGTTCAAGACTGCAGCGTTACAGCAATGGCTCGCCCCCTTGCCTGCCATTGTGCAAAGCCTGTTGCTGGAGGGCGTCTGGCAAGGGGTATCCACCGTCCTCACTTTTGCGCCCATTCTGTTCGTGTTTTTCATTCTGATGGCGATGGTGGAAGATAGTGGCTACCTGGCGCGTGCGGCCTATCTGACCGATGCCTTCATGGCCAGGCTGGGGCTGGATGGCCGTGGTTTTGTCATGCAGCTGATGGGGTTTGGCTGCAATGTGCCGGCAATCCTGGGTACGCGGGTGATGCGCGAGCGCAAGCAACGCCTGCTCACCATGCTGATCATTCCCTTCTCCCTGTGTTCTGCGCGGCTGCAGGTGGTGGTGTTTTTTGCCGGCATTCTGTTCACTCCGCATCAGGCGCCGTGGGTGTTGCTGCTGCTATACCTGCTGAGTTTTGTGGTCGCCATTTTCACCGCCTGGGTGTTCAAGCATCGTTATCACGGCAATGAAGCGTTCTTGCTGGAGGTGCCGCCTTATCGCCTGCCGGGTTTGCGCCATATGCTGATCCGTGCGGTGGCCGAGGTGCGTGCCTTTCTCGAACTTGCCTCCAGTTTCATCCTGATGGGGGTGGTGCTGGTGTGGCTGGTATCGCATATCCCGGCCGGCGATAACAAGACGCTGGCCGATATGCTGGGTACGGTGATGGCACCGGTACTCGACCCCATCGGTATCAAGCACGAACTGGCAGTGGCCCTGCTGGTGGGCTTTGTTGCCAAGGAGATCCTGCTGGGTGGCCTGGCTGTGATCTATGGCGTGCCGGAAGCCGGATTGGGGGCCGCGTTGCTGCACCATCTGGACTGGGCCTCGGCCATGAGCTTCCTGATCTTTACCCTGGTGTATGTGCCTTGTCTGTCCACGGTGGCGGCGATCCGCCGTGAGTCGAAAAGCCGCGCATTTACCGCGCTATCCGTCGGCTGGTCGGTATTGCTGGCCTGGTTGATTTCCTTTGCCTTCTATCAGGGCGTACAGCTATTGCGCTAGCTGAATGGGCAAGGCCGAGAAACGACCGCTGCGGCGGTCGTTTTGCATGGAGGCTTGACGTGGCGCAGAGCGACAGTGGCGTGGCGGGTGCAGACTGCGTTTTTTGTTTTGTCGGGAAATCCAAGGCATGCATGTAGACCTGTCTGTCTCCTGGCTTGGTCTTGCCATGGCCAATCCTCTGTATAACGCCTCGGGCGTCATGTGCCGCAGCGTGGCGGAGCTGGAGCAAGTGCGCACTTCGGCTGCCGGTGCGGTGATCACCAAAAGCTGTACGCCGCAGCCGCGTATGGGCAATCCGGAGCCGCGTTATTGTGCGACGCCGCTGGGCAGTATCAATTCGATGGGGCTGCCCAACGCGGGCTATCCCTATTACCTTGACTATGCGCGCAGCTATCCCTATGCCGCAGGCAAGCCGCTGTTTCTGTCGCTCTCCGGCATGACGCTGGATGAGAATCTGGACATGCTGCGCGATCTGGCGGCCGCGCAGCTACCCTGTTTGCCGGAAGTCAATCTGTCCTGCCCCAATCTGCCGGGCAAGCCACAGCTAGGCTACGATTTTCAAGCTTGCAGCGAGGCCCTGACGCAAATCACCCGTGTTTACCATGGCCCGTTCGGGGTGAAGTTGCCGCCGTATTTCGATCCGGTGCATTTTGCCCAGATGGCCGCCGTGCTCAATGCCTTCCCTGGCTTGCGCTTTGTCACCTGCATCAACTCCATCGGCAATGGCCTGGTGATCGATGTCGAGCGCGAAAGCGTCGTGATCAAGCCCAAGGACGGGCTGGGTGGCCTGGGCGGCAGCTATGTATTGCCGACGGCGCTGGCCAATGTGCGCGAGTTTTACCGCCTGCTGCCTGGCAAGCATGTGGTTGGCTGTGGGGGTATCAATAGTGGCCGGGAGGCTTTCATGCATATCCTGGCCGGGGCGACAGCGGTGCAGATTGGCACCTGTTTGTACGAAGAAGGCGAGGGGGCGTTTGCCCGCATTCTGGATGAGCTGCGTGTATTGATGGCGCAAAAGAGCTATCAGTGCCTGGATGACTTCCGTGGCAAATTGAAAACCCTGTAAGTAACAAGCAGGGCTTGGATAGCAGCAGGGCCACCTGAGGGTGGCCCTGTTACATTTCAGTCGAAGCGCCAGCAGGCCATCGACAGTGAACCCATGCGCCAGTCATCGTGCAGCTTTTCTGGTGGCGTGTCATCGGATGCCGCCCCCATGGCCACCAGCAGCGGATTGAAGTGCTCGTCGCTGGGGTGATTTTCACGGGCATGCGGTGCCAGCTGCTTCCAGTTGAGGATGTCCTGTA is from Aquitalea aquatilis and encodes:
- a CDS encoding dihydroorotate oxidase, with product MHVDLSVSWLGLAMANPLYNASGVMCRSVAELEQVRTSAAGAVITKSCTPQPRMGNPEPRYCATPLGSINSMGLPNAGYPYYLDYARSYPYAAGKPLFLSLSGMTLDENLDMLRDLAAAQLPCLPEVNLSCPNLPGKPQLGYDFQACSEALTQITRVYHGPFGVKLPPYFDPVHFAQMAAVLNAFPGLRFVTCINSIGNGLVIDVERESVVIKPKDGLGGLGGSYVLPTALANVREFYRLLPGKHVVGCGGINSGREAFMHILAGATAVQIGTCLYEEGEGAFARILDELRVLMAQKSYQCLDDFRGKLKTL
- the feoB gene encoding ferrous iron transport protein B, whose translation is MKRFALLGLPNTGKSTVFNRLTGMSQRVGNWPGLTVELTSARLLLGGKMVELVDLPGVNDLTGYSDDEAVVRDVLMSSAFDAAILVLNAAQLDRQLPLALQVLASGLPAVVMLNMADEARMLGITLDLERLRQRLGVPVVLVSAKRMEGWPVLMEALHRQAASDAAASHAQLDRVPETEDAIMQARALLDGCWNLPAVLPEGMTEKVDGWLMHSWLGLPLFFACMALLFNLTYQIGTPLQGLVGDGLDWFKTAALQQWLAPLPAIVQSLLLEGVWQGVSTVLTFAPILFVFFILMAMVEDSGYLARAAYLTDAFMARLGLDGRGFVMQLMGFGCNVPAILGTRVMRERKQRLLTMLIIPFSLCSARLQVVVFFAGILFTPHQAPWVLLLLYLLSFVVAIFTAWVFKHRYHGNEAFLLEVPPYRLPGLRHMLIRAVAEVRAFLELASSFILMGVVLVWLVSHIPAGDNKTLADMLGTVMAPVLDPIGIKHELAVALLVGFVAKEILLGGLAVIYGVPEAGLGAALLHHLDWASAMSFLIFTLVYVPCLSTVAAIRRESKSRAFTALSVGWSVLLAWLISFAFYQGVQLLR
- a CDS encoding FeoA family protein, whose product is MLSLDQFPLGCKGVVDSLDLSDEAFRRVAAFGLIPGSHFSLTRSAPFGGPLVLEVGSTRFLLRRSLASLIQVRVAE